In Cryptomeria japonica chromosome 1, Sugi_1.0, whole genome shotgun sequence, the sequence GGGCCTGAAATAATAAAACACGAGCGAAGTTTTTGGCTATTATTAATGAAGGGAAATATAATCTTTTACGAAGATATGTATGTGTGAATAATACACCCGCTCTGAGATAGTGAAGCAATTCCCAATCGAAGCCCTGCTGTATTTGACGGCGACGATTTTCCTCTCTCTTTTGCTTTCGATCCAGATATTTGTCAAAATATCTTACGAGTCTTGAAATCGTAATATCTTTTTTGATTTCCCTTTTAGGATTTGGCTTGCGACGTGGCTTTTGCATCATTTCTTTTAGTCTCTCGAAAAGACTCGACTGTGGTCGAGGTATCCAATTGTTGACCACTGATACTTTTCGTCTTTGAGAACGGACAGCTCCTTTTACTAAAAATCTACGAAAATCTCCTTCATATGGATAACTAAAGACATGTATGTCTTTAGTTACGAGGTCCTCCTCTGCTTCGTCCTCCGCTTCGTTCGCTATTTCTTGTTCTGGTATTTGCTCTTGTTCTTCTGATTGTTGGTTCTCATCTTTGAACCATTGAGAGAAGCCTTTCAGAATTCCTTGTTCGCTCTTTTTTTGTTCATCTTCAAGCTCTAGCTCTTTGATTTTCTCAAAGGGTTTAATAACAATTAAATGCCGAGCTTTTTTTGGACGAGTTTCCAGACAATCTTTGACACACATAGTATCATAAATGCCCGATATTATCGTTGAGGGCCATTTAGGCACAATGCACCTATTAAAGTCTCAGATTCGAGGTTCATAATCATTAACAATCGCTTTCTTCTTCAGTTCCATGAATTTGAGATAAAGGGCATAGaaatcaaaaaaatcttgaaaatcttgatcaagtttctttttatttttctttttagcgTTGCTCTTTttagaaggaagatccttatccgAAATCTCCTGAGGGATCTTTTTAGTATCTATAGATACCTCAGAATTTGGTAGTTCATCTGAGCTCATTAAAAAAAATCGCTCATAAAGTAAAGCCTGCTCCGTAGGAAGAACGCTAACAAGCAATTCCGATTTCGTACCGGTGGTTTCAAGAAAAATCTGCAATAAATAttgaatgaatatttttttattgcaaGAAGCGATTTCCTTTTCTATCCGTCTGGTTAGAGGCGCCGGAGCCAATGTTTTCAACACATATTCGACTGAATCTTTCGGATAAACAGCTTCAAATCTTGACAATAAATTTGCCAATGAAGCGTCatccaaaaatttccttttttcCTGTTCTTCTAATAAGAAGATACGAATTTTATCGAGCCACCATttggaaataatttttattttttcgttTCGTAGTTGAACGATTTTCTCCTTATTTTCTGGTCGAATTAAGGAAATTCGATCAAGTTGGTTGGTAGAATCATGGGCGTTTTTCTGTAATTGCTCGGTAGAATCATCTGGAGGTAGCATCCACGGTGATTTAAATTGATTCACCGACCCGCGGAATGGCCCGCTCAGTAAAGGATCGTGTATTTCTGGAAGATAATTTCCATCTTTAGTTCtagaaaatctgatttttttttctatCACATCTACAAGAGGGGATCCATTGCTTAGAGCTCTCACTCGATCTTCAAGTTCGAGTGCTAGGAAGCTTTttttctctcctttttttgatacccATTCAAAAAGGTGATCCTGATTTCGATCAAGACTTTGATCGCCGAGGTTTACCATTTTTGCAAAGAAAGAGATACTGGGTGGAGCTGTGAAAGATAGTCTTTGATGCCCATCACTGAGACAAGCATCAAAGAAATATTCGGCTACTTGGCTCTTCACAGGGCCACGAAGAATGAAATTTCCTACACCCACGTATCGGGTGGGTACGTTAAATCGGTTGTAATCAAAAAATAGTAATGGCCAGGTTTTTATTAATATGTTGGATAAAGCCAAATCTGCATCAGTTTCTTTGCTCAGTTCTTTTAAGGATAGCACCCTTACCATTTTGCGAGAAATGGAAGAAAGAGAAACAgtagctttaattttttttttcttctttgaagTTTTTTGTTTATAATCATCTTTGTAAGCTTTTTTCTTTTGATCAAGTTCTTGCGAAGATTCCTCAAATTCTTCTAGAGGGCCCTGAAGAAAGGCTCGGTTATCCACGTATTTTGTCACGAAAAGTGACGGATTTTTCCCGTAGCATGCCAGCATAAAGTAACCAAAGAAAATGACTTGAAAAGTGAAAGCAAAGAGCTGCCTCCTTTTGCCCAATTTTAAAGGCGAATCGCCTTCGACGCGTAAACAAAAGAGGTTCGTGATTTTGACGAATAAAATTTGCCCTGTGAGCCATCCGGCTGCGGTGCTCATCAGAAATAAAAGGCTTCCACTGTACCTAAATAACATGATGTTGATGAGCCGCGGATAGACGGATTTACCGAAAAGGGCAGGATTCAGCAATTGTAGAGCGATTCCAAGAAAAAACTCGATCACCGGATTATTCATCCAAGGGAACAACACATTGGAGAAAAGAATCctgataaaaagaaataaaaagactGGCACAAACATTAGAGTCATCGCGTGAGGTTTCAAAACGAAGCTATAGATAGGGCACAGATAAATGGATGAAAAAATTATAACTTGCCCAAGAAACGAACCGCTAAGAATCAATTTTCCCGTAGGAATGCTTTTATCACCATTTGTATCTAAGATCTTATCCTTAATCAACAAGGATCTGAGATAATACATCTGAGCGGGACCAATTGGCAATGTTGATAAAAACCCATAATACACCCCGAAAAGCACATATGCACCGTCCAAAACAACGGTTTTTTATCAGCTGTAGTCAAAAGAATATCCCTCATAGGAGCCCAAATATGAATCGGTAAATATAGCCTGGATAGAATAGGAAACATTCAATGCGATTAGATGAAAATAAAGGAATATTTACAATTCCCGAATTTGGTAAaatacaacttgaaggatttgatcGTTTTATCGAGCAAGGCTTAATAGAAGAACTCAATAAGTTTTCAAAAATTGAAagcccaaaaaaaaaaagaaaatttctcCTTTTTGGGAATGAATATAAATTAACAGAACCTTCCATTAAAGAGAGAGATGCTGTATATATGTCTCTTACATATCACTGTCAATTATATGTACCAGCAAGATTGATTAAGAAAACTAAAACTCGTGAAAAGATAAAGAACCGGATGATTTTATATCTGGGAGATATTCCTTTAATGAATTCTAAAGGAACTTTTGTAATAAATGGAAATTACAGAGTCGTGGTCAATCAAATATTAAGAAGTCCCGGTATTTATTACACTTGGGAACGAAAACCGTCGGGAAACATTATCTATATTGGCACAATAATTTCAGATTGGGGAGGAAGATCAAGATTAGAGatcaagaaaaaaacaaaaaagatatGGATTCGTGTaagcagaaaaaaaaaaatttctgtgTTGCTTTTCTTATTGGCTATGGGTCTAAATTCCAAAGATATTTTCAACTATAAGAATATCTTAGCATTTTTCAAGTACTCGGAGGAGTATTATACATATTTCTATTGGTATGGCGGGAAGGAAGAAGCCATCTTGGAACTTTATAAAGAGCTCTACATAAGTGACGAGATAGAAAAAGAAAATTGTGAATTTTCCGATATATATGAAAAAGTAAGAGCATTTTTTCGAATGAAATGTGCATTAGGAAAGAATGGTCGACGAAATCCGAATAAAAAGCTAAGTCTTGATATACCCGAGAATGAAATTTTTTCATTACCGCACGATGTATTGGCTGCTGTGAATTACCTCATCAAAGTGCGATTTGGAACGGGTACACCCGATGATATAGATCACCTACAAAATCGATATATTCGTTCTGTAGCAGATTTATTACAAGAGCAGTTACGATTCGCCCTAATTGATTTCAGAGAAGCAATTGAAAAAACTATATTATCTGCATCAACCAATCCTAAAAAGAGAATAACTAATAAATTGGAAACGTTAATTCCATTAACGGAaacttttcaagatttttttggttTACACCCTTTATCACAATTTTTGGATCAAACTAATCCATTGGCAGAAATAGTTCATAGTCGAAAAGTGAGCTCTTTGGGCCCTGGAGGATTGACAAGTCGAACGTCTACTTTTCGTACACGGGATATTCATCCTAGTCATTATGGACGTATTTGTCCGATTACGACATCTGAAGGAATAAATGTTGGGCTTATTGGATCGTTATCTATTTATGCAACGCTTGGTCATTACGGCTCTTTACAAAGTCCATTCTATAGGCTATCTGAGAGATCGAACGAAGAACAAATGGTTTATCTATTACCGGGAGAAGATGAATACTACCGGATAGCTACAGGAAATTCTCTGGCATTAAATCAAGGGGTTCCAGAGGAACAATTTACTCCAGCTCGATTTCaacaagaatttttattttttgcatggGACCAAATTCATTTCAGAAGTATTTTTCCTTCCCAATATTTTTCCGTTGGAGTTTGCCTTATTCCTTTTATCGAGCATAATGATGCGAATCGTGCTTTAATGGGTTCTAATATGCAGCGTCAAGCAGTTCCACTTGTTCAACCTGAGAAGTGTATTGTCGGAACTGGATTGGAGGGTCAAGCAGCTCTAGATTCAGGAAGTGTAGCTATAGCTAAGCAAGGGGGAAAAATAAAGTATATTGATGGTGAAAATATCACCATAACTTCATCTGTTGCTCGAAACAATATAGAAACAGAATTGATTCTATATCAACATTCTAATAGCGATACTTGTATGCATCAAAAACCCCGAGTTCGCCAAGGGGAGTATGTAAAGAGGGGACAAATTATAGCAGACAGTGCAGCTACAGCAGGGGGAGAACTTTCTTTGGGAAAAAACATCTTAGTGGCCTATATGCCATGGGAAGGATACAATTTTGAAGATGCAATACTTATTAGTGAACGTCTGGTATATCAAGACATTTTTACTTCTTTCCAGATCGTAAGATACGAAATTGGAGTTTATTTTACGAACCAGGGCCCTGAAGTAATAACTAGAGAAATACCTCATTTAGATGCTTACTTACTTCGTCATCTGGACGAAAACGGCCTTGTAATGAT encodes:
- the LOC131875447 gene encoding DNA-directed RNA polymerase subunit beta-like, with amino-acid sequence MRLDENKGIFTIPEFGKIQLEGFDRFIEQGLIEELNKFSKIESPKKKRKFLLFGNEYKLTEPSIKERDAVYMSLTYHCQLYVPARLIKKTKTREKIKNRMILYLGDIPLMNSKGTFVINGNYRVVVNQILRSPGIYYTWERKPSGNIIYIGTIISDWGGRSRLEIKKKTKKIWIRVSRKKKISVLLFLLAMGLNSKDIFNYKNILAFFKYSEEYYTYFYWYGGKEEAILELYKELYISDEIEKENCEFSDIYEKVRAFFRMKCALGKNGRRNPNKKLSLDIPENEIFSLPHDVLAAVNYLIKVRFGTGTPDDIDHLQNRYIRSVADLLQEQLRFALIDFREAIEKTILSASTNPKKRITNKLETLIPLTETFQDFFGLHPLSQFLDQTNPLAEIVHSRKVSSLGPGGLTSRTSTFRTRDIHPSHYGRICPITTSEGINVGLIGSLSIYATLGHYGSLQSPFYRLSERSNEEQMVYLLPGEDEYYRIATGNSLALNQGVPEEQFTPARFQQEFLFFAWDQIHFRSIFPSQYFSVGVCLIPFIEHNDANRALMGSNMQRQAVPLVQPEKCIVGTGLEGQAALDSGSVAIAKQGGKIKYIDGENITITSSVARNNIETELILYQHSNSDTCMHQKPRVRQGEYVKRGQIIADSAATAGGELSLGKNILVAYMPWEGYNFEDAILISERLVYQDIFTSFQIVRYEIGVYFTNQGPEVITREIPHLDAYLLRHLDENGLVMIGSWIETGDVLVGKLILEAEEDSLLNTPEGKLLQALFDIKAPTGKENCFRVPKGVKGRVIDVRCFQEFEEDDYLGDIVEKVHVYILQKRKIQVGDKVAGRHGNKGIISKILPRQDMPYLQNGTPVDMVLNPLGVPSRMNVGQIFECLLGLAGKLMNKHYRLAPFDERYEREASRKLVFSELYKASEQTANPWVFEPDHPGKHRLIDGRTGKVFEQPVTIGIAYISKLCHQVDDKIHARSSGPYTLVTQQPLKGKSHRGGQRVGEMEVWALQGFGVAYILHEMLTLKSDHMDTREKIFGAIFNGEPMPKPSTPTESFRLLSRELRSLALELNHTILSEIDFQIDKKEV